One part of the Phycisphaeraceae bacterium genome encodes these proteins:
- a CDS encoding RNA polymerase subunit sigma-70 yields MQDPNCHVTELLNNADARSGAELLDEVYAQLKHIARARMKRERADHTLQATALVHEAYMDLIGNQALSWESRAHFYYAAALAMRRILIDHARGKNAQKRGGGQRKLPLGLIDLAEHRDPAEILALEDAMRVLESEDPRASRVVSLRLFAGLSVEDTAKSLDVSERTVIREWTFARARLFELLSDENTQL; encoded by the coding sequence ATGCAAGATCCGAACTGCCATGTGACAGAACTTCTGAACAATGCCGACGCTCGGTCCGGGGCTGAGCTGCTCGACGAAGTCTACGCACAGCTCAAACACATTGCACGGGCTCGCATGAAGCGGGAGCGTGCTGATCACACACTCCAAGCGACAGCACTGGTACACGAGGCCTACATGGATCTGATTGGGAATCAGGCACTCTCATGGGAGAGCCGAGCACATTTTTATTACGCAGCTGCGCTTGCAATGCGCCGCATTCTGATCGATCATGCCCGTGGGAAAAACGCGCAGAAGCGTGGGGGTGGACAGAGAAAGTTGCCTTTGGGTCTCATTGATCTCGCTGAACATAGGGATCCGGCGGAGATACTCGCGCTCGAAGATGCGATGCGCGTTCTTGAGAGCGAGGATCCGCGGGCATCCAGAGTTGTTTCTCTTCGCTTGTTTGCGGGCTTATCTGTTGAAGATACAGCGAAATCGTTGGATGTGTCTGAACGCACGGTGATTCGTGAGTGGACATTTGCACGGGCTAGGCTCTTTGAGCTTCTGTCTGACGAAAACACACAGCTATGA
- a CDS encoding serine/threonine protein kinase has product MTNQTAKAIFLDLVEMPEKDRAGYIDEVCKDDLELKDRVRDLLRLHTQAGDFLKDVSSAAPVESVSAGLSSSYIGAYTKIRPIGEGGFGTVYLCQQTEPIERLVAVKVLNPGMDTGSVLKRFEDERVLLSRMDHPGIARVLDAGRTDSGQPYIAMEYVDGETITAYCNRKQLSLYPRIELFGLVCQSIQHAHQKGVIHRDIKPGNILVTEYDGRAYVKVIDFGISKALEGAEARDGVTLTRQIVGTPQYMSPEQASTGSVDIDTRTDVYALGVLLYELTTGTLPFDRERFRSASAAQLERMIREIVPERPSSRVAGLDEAQAQELARTQGTSRANIVRGLKGEIDWITAKAMEKDRNRRYPTANALYEDTVRFLEGGVVQAREPSRTYKVRKFVSRNRAATAIAGIAAASLIAITAMSIGHARTLSRANKRIQTTSHNQEQVLQFTEQLLGGVDPSTARGQDTELFRSLLDGASTRLSSGVTDSPEVEVRVRSLVGNLYSAIGLFDEAIEHLAIASDIGTKAMGNRSELTIRAMASLGAAYAEDSQYDTARVVLENAIGHARDSLGPAHPETLSIMNSLAAVYNYLGETDRAIEMHEALLEQRINVLGDAHEETMTTRNNLAMALRGINEVDRARGLFETVLDYQIDVLGPDHPNTLKTRTNLALVYHDLKQFDRAVEMNQEILEQKQRVLGPEHSSVLVSMVNLASSLESAGRKEQTQQLLEEALEISTRTLGDEHQYSLIIKNNFASFLMRQEQYEQALALAQQACDGLDTVFGRAHPMTIQCNSNLAELLLKMDHLEDAQSVAFDNIAVARSAIDATDPKLGNCLELCGTVLARQGQVDDARAHYNEALGIFSESKGKESEECIRIRSALSELETGFSTDG; this is encoded by the coding sequence ATGACGAACCAAACTGCAAAGGCCATATTTCTTGATCTCGTTGAGATGCCCGAGAAGGATCGTGCCGGCTACATCGACGAAGTGTGCAAAGACGATCTCGAACTGAAAGATCGCGTACGGGATCTGCTGCGGCTGCATACGCAAGCAGGTGATTTTCTTAAAGATGTGAGTAGTGCCGCACCTGTTGAATCGGTTTCGGCTGGGTTATCTTCGTCGTACATTGGTGCATACACGAAGATACGACCGATCGGTGAAGGCGGGTTTGGCACGGTCTATCTCTGCCAACAGACAGAGCCGATCGAACGGCTGGTTGCCGTGAAAGTGCTTAATCCAGGCATGGACACAGGATCTGTGCTCAAGCGGTTCGAGGATGAACGCGTGCTCCTCTCGCGTATGGATCATCCCGGGATCGCGCGTGTGCTCGACGCGGGTAGAACGGATTCGGGGCAGCCATACATTGCGATGGAGTACGTCGATGGTGAGACTATTACCGCGTACTGCAATCGAAAGCAGCTTAGTTTGTACCCTCGCATCGAACTATTTGGGCTCGTGTGTCAGTCGATTCAGCACGCGCATCAGAAGGGTGTGATTCATCGTGACATCAAACCGGGAAACATTCTCGTCACCGAGTATGACGGAAGAGCCTATGTGAAGGTGATTGACTTTGGTATTTCCAAGGCACTCGAGGGTGCTGAAGCACGTGATGGCGTGACACTCACGCGACAGATTGTTGGCACGCCTCAGTACATGTCGCCCGAACAGGCATCAACGGGATCTGTTGACATCGACACACGCACAGATGTGTACGCGCTGGGTGTGCTGCTCTATGAGTTGACAACGGGAACGCTTCCGTTCGATCGGGAGAGGTTTCGTTCGGCGAGTGCCGCGCAGCTCGAGCGCATGATCCGAGAGATTGTGCCCGAACGCCCGTCATCCCGCGTTGCTGGGCTTGACGAGGCACAGGCGCAGGAACTCGCTCGTACTCAGGGCACGAGCAGAGCCAACATTGTTCGAGGATTGAAGGGAGAGATTGACTGGATCACTGCAAAGGCAATGGAAAAGGACCGGAATCGCCGGTATCCAACAGCGAACGCACTCTACGAAGACACTGTCCGATTTCTTGAAGGTGGTGTTGTGCAAGCGCGTGAACCGAGTCGCACGTACAAGGTACGAAAGTTCGTCTCCCGGAACCGAGCCGCGACCGCGATTGCCGGGATTGCGGCAGCGAGCCTGATCGCGATTACTGCGATGAGCATTGGACACGCACGAACGCTCTCGCGAGCAAACAAGCGCATCCAGACAACGTCTCACAATCAGGAACAGGTGCTCCAGTTCACCGAGCAACTGCTCGGTGGGGTTGATCCCTCAACCGCGCGCGGACAAGACACGGAACTGTTCAGATCGTTGCTTGATGGCGCAAGCACTCGGCTGAGTTCGGGAGTAACAGATTCACCTGAAGTAGAAGTCAGGGTCCGATCGCTTGTCGGGAACCTCTATTCTGCGATTGGTTTATTTGATGAGGCGATCGAGCATCTTGCGATTGCTTCCGACATCGGTACCAAGGCGATGGGAAATCGGAGCGAGTTAACCATACGTGCAATGGCTTCCCTCGGCGCAGCGTATGCGGAAGACAGCCAGTACGATACCGCGCGAGTCGTGCTGGAGAATGCGATTGGTCATGCTCGCGACTCGTTGGGACCTGCGCATCCCGAAACGCTCTCGATCATGAACAGTCTTGCAGCTGTGTACAACTATCTCGGCGAGACGGATCGTGCGATAGAGATGCACGAGGCGCTTCTGGAGCAGCGCATCAATGTGCTTGGTGACGCGCATGAGGAGACGATGACGACACGGAACAATCTTGCGATGGCACTCAGAGGCATAAACGAGGTTGATCGTGCAAGGGGACTGTTTGAAACCGTGCTCGATTATCAGATCGATGTGCTTGGTCCGGATCATCCGAACACACTCAAGACACGCACGAACCTTGCGCTCGTGTATCACGATCTGAAACAGTTTGACAGAGCTGTCGAGATGAACCAGGAGATACTCGAACAGAAGCAGCGGGTGCTCGGGCCTGAGCATTCAAGTGTGCTGGTGTCCATGGTCAATCTCGCATCGTCACTCGAGTCTGCAGGCAGGAAAGAGCAAACACAACAACTGCTTGAAGAAGCGCTTGAGATATCCACACGGACACTCGGAGATGAGCACCAGTACTCGCTCATCATCAAGAACAATTTTGCGAGCTTTCTCATGAGGCAGGAGCAGTATGAGCAGGCGCTCGCGCTTGCGCAGCAAGCATGTGACGGACTTGATACTGTGTTCGGAAGGGCGCACCCCATGACGATCCAGTGTAACTCGAATCTGGCTGAGTTGCTTCTCAAAATGGACCATCTGGAGGATGCCCAGAGCGTGGCATTTGACAACATCGCCGTTGCTCGGAGTGCGATCGATGCGACCGACCCCAAACTTGGTAACTGTCTTGAGCTTTGCGGGACGGTGCTCGCAAGGCAGGGGCAGGTCGACGATGCGAGAGCGCACTACAACGAGGCGCTAGGAATTTTCTCCGAATCCAAGGGAAAGGAGTCCGAGGAGTGCATCCGTATCCGAAGTGCTCTTTCTGAGCTGGAAACGGGGTTTTCAACTGATGGGTAA
- a CDS encoding isoprenylcysteine carboxylmethyltransferase family protein codes for MSRISILIFGLVSYFVFFGTILYTIGFVSDAVVPKTINSGTAGPWLPSLLINSAMLLLFVVQHTIMARPWFKRWFIRYVPCAMERSTFVLFASVILLAMCWLWQPVPSVVWSVSNPILANMLFGLSMFGWVLVFASTFMLSHFDLFGVRQVVTNAMGNDYRPIPFRLVWMYKVVRHPLMLGFIIAIWPTPTMTVGHLFFAVMVTGYIFFGVMMEERDLVAAFGDSYRQYRKEVRGLLPLPKFGRKEGAA; via the coding sequence CTGTCACGAATCAGCATTCTCATCTTCGGGCTTGTCTCGTATTTCGTTTTCTTCGGAACGATCCTGTACACTATTGGCTTTGTTTCGGATGCAGTTGTTCCAAAGACGATCAACTCCGGTACTGCTGGGCCGTGGCTGCCCTCACTCCTCATTAATAGTGCGATGCTTCTGCTGTTCGTTGTCCAGCACACCATCATGGCTCGGCCGTGGTTCAAGCGATGGTTTATCAGGTACGTGCCATGCGCAATGGAGCGCAGTACGTTCGTGCTCTTTGCGAGTGTGATATTGCTGGCAATGTGCTGGCTCTGGCAGCCGGTGCCCAGCGTTGTCTGGAGCGTAAGCAACCCAATCCTTGCGAACATGCTCTTTGGCTTATCAATGTTTGGCTGGGTCCTTGTATTTGCATCGACATTCATGCTGAGTCACTTCGACCTCTTCGGCGTTCGTCAGGTTGTGACGAACGCGATGGGAAACGATTATCGCCCGATCCCATTCCGTCTCGTTTGGATGTACAAAGTCGTTCGGCATCCGCTGATGCTCGGATTCATCATCGCAATCTGGCCGACACCCACAATGACCGTCGGGCACTTATTCTTTGCAGTGATGGTGACGGGGTACATCTTCTTCGGGGTGATGATGGAGGAACGCGATCTTGTCGCAGCATTCGGCGATTCGTACAGGCAATATCGAAAAGAGGTTCGCGGCCTTCTCCCCCTGCCGAAGTTCGGCAGAAAGGAAGGTGCGGCGTGA
- a CDS encoding tail fiber domain-containing protein encodes MKSQLAFVLAVIATASCAVAQTDTTFTYQGQLNQAGAPASGTYNVDVTLWSAATGGTQIGSIIGFNNLAVIDGTFAVQLDFGAESGIGAAPRWLEISINGTELSPRQLITGAPFAAQTRGMHVDASNRVGIGTITPVDEVHIQHDGAALRIQDDDDPDSFSIMRDTKMDQMQFQKNTSSGNVFIDIDARPLDQISQSLIRFFRYTTTTGKKRVQFYSGDGTTTLSAAIGVGGEDSYFQLDGGRVGIGTQTPSAKLEVITPSDIAVVAQAEVYGVSGETTGENGSGVVGFADVAFGHGVIGITGGPSGSTTYAVRGHATRSTGYDFYATGAGINYGSPSSIRWKNNIEPIADPLGMLAQIRGVYYDWDAEHGGQHDIGFIGEEVRKVVPEIVAPEPDSEYVTGMDYGRMTPLLVEAVNALRAEKDAEIARRDEIISRHEARIAALESVVTELLAVQRGTETRK; translated from the coding sequence ATGAAAAGCCAACTCGCGTTTGTTCTTGCAGTCATCGCAACAGCATCGTGTGCTGTCGCCCAAACAGACACAACATTCACATACCAGGGGCAGTTGAACCAGGCGGGAGCTCCCGCAAGCGGCACGTACAACGTCGACGTGACACTGTGGAGTGCTGCAACAGGCGGCACGCAGATCGGATCGATCATCGGTTTCAACAATCTTGCTGTCATCGATGGTACGTTTGCCGTGCAGCTTGACTTTGGCGCAGAATCGGGCATTGGCGCTGCGCCTCGCTGGCTCGAGATCAGCATCAACGGCACAGAGCTCTCGCCACGACAACTGATCACTGGCGCACCGTTCGCAGCGCAGACCAGAGGCATGCACGTCGATGCGAGCAATCGCGTCGGCATCGGCACCATCACACCCGTCGACGAGGTGCATATACAACACGACGGGGCTGCGCTGCGCATTCAGGACGACGACGATCCGGACAGCTTCTCTATCATGCGTGACACGAAGATGGATCAGATGCAGTTCCAGAAGAATACATCGAGCGGCAACGTTTTCATCGACATTGATGCACGACCACTCGACCAGATCAGCCAGTCGCTCATCCGCTTCTTCCGCTACACTACAACAACAGGGAAAAAACGCGTGCAGTTCTACAGCGGTGATGGCACCACAACGCTCTCGGCTGCGATTGGTGTTGGCGGAGAAGACAGCTACTTCCAACTCGATGGTGGCCGTGTCGGTATTGGAACGCAAACTCCAAGCGCAAAGCTGGAAGTCATAACGCCATCCGATATTGCAGTTGTTGCGCAGGCAGAAGTGTATGGTGTCTCCGGAGAAACAACAGGAGAGAACGGCAGTGGTGTTGTAGGCTTTGCTGACGTGGCGTTTGGACATGGTGTCATTGGCATCACTGGCGGTCCCAGTGGTTCAACAACGTATGCTGTGCGGGGTCACGCAACCAGATCGACCGGATACGACTTCTACGCAACCGGCGCAGGCATCAACTATGGCTCGCCCTCATCCATCCGATGGAAGAACAACATCGAACCCATTGCAGATCCTCTCGGCATGCTCGCACAGATCCGGGGCGTGTACTACGACTGGGACGCTGAGCACGGCGGGCAGCACGACATCGGGTTCATCGGCGAGGAAGTTCGCAAAGTCGTGCCCGAGATCGTCGCACCCGAGCCGGACAGCGAGTATGTCACCGGCATGGACTACGGACGCATGACACCACTCCTCGTCGAAGCCGTCAACGCGCTGCGAGCAGAAAAGGACGCTGAAATTGCTCGACGAGATGAGATCATTTCAAGGCATGAAGCACGCATTGCAGCACTTGAGTCTGTTGTGACAGAACTTCTTGCAGTACAGCGCGGAACGGAAACAAGGAAATAA
- a CDS encoding sigma-70 family RNA polymerase sigma factor has product MSAVDDSAESTNGGITASAYAALRGIAASYLHNERMNHTLQPTALVNEAYVKLADGKWKSDTHFRAVASNAMRQILVDHARARGAQKRGGGWVKITLSADAAATPGLDVDLLALDEALNELAELDERKAKIVELRFFGGLSYAESASQLGISPKTAEADWYFARAWLRDRLSEDR; this is encoded by the coding sequence ATGAGTGCAGTGGATGACAGCGCGGAATCAACGAACGGCGGCATCACTGCGTCTGCGTACGCCGCGCTTCGAGGGATCGCTGCGTCGTATCTGCACAATGAGAGGATGAACCACACGCTTCAACCGACCGCACTTGTGAACGAGGCGTATGTCAAGCTCGCCGATGGCAAATGGAAGAGTGACACGCACTTTCGCGCGGTTGCATCAAACGCGATGCGTCAGATTCTGGTTGATCATGCGAGAGCACGCGGTGCACAAAAACGCGGCGGCGGCTGGGTCAAGATCACACTGTCTGCGGACGCCGCTGCCACCCCCGGACTCGATGTTGACCTGCTTGCTCTTGACGAAGCGCTCAACGAACTCGCTGAACTTGATGAACGAAAGGCGAAAATCGTCGAGTTGAGATTCTTTGGAGGACTTTCCTACGCAGAATCCGCTTCTCAGTTAGGGATCTCGCCCAAAACCGCCGAGGCCGACTGGTACTTTGCGCGGGCGTGGCTGCGGGATCGGCTGAGCGAGGACCGCTGA
- a CDS encoding serine/threonine protein kinase: MNETERFRRVAELFETARSMRGHERTSFLEDKCNGDDGLIAEVHRLLGHHESRHGLLEEPITPAAVELLSKPREDGAIPETIGQYDVHRLIGAGGMGAVYLAEQRNPKRMVALKVIRPGVISSDALRRFELEASMLGRLQHAGIAQIYEAGTYNDGVGDRPYFAMEYVDGVPLLKYTELHGLDTRARLELVAKMCDAVQHAHQHGVIHRDLKPGNILVDGSGQPKVLDFGVARSVDEDSHTLATQAGALLGTIGYMSPEQIDGKHDDVDTRTDIHALGVIMYELLSGRMPYDLSDTTMTGALQRVRENVPTMLGKVNPALRGDIETICAKAIEKDKSRRYQSASDLRDDIHRFLQNEPITARPASTMYQLQKLAQRNKALFVAAGVALFALVGTLVAVSIAAYEISRQRDEAVAAMNDANGATRFLSDVLMSLDPRQRGKPEVALTDFLDDVTERLDAGQLEDQPRVEAVVRETVGTAYRELGLLDVSQTHLERSLELYETVAKGTPAQRATVLCSLGGMWARKGNLERAEKLLAESISLFETVHGEDRYGAAGAMHSLASIRLEQRELDEAESLLHQAIELRRDEPQLHPEFLARTLTSLAAVMRRSGRSEEAKGAYEEALAIQRSLHREPRLDIAQTMNNLAILYMYEEDVDAAQPLLEEVLAIRQAFLPENHPDIARVYNSLGGIYSIRGNAEKAEEMYLKAVAMYVAAYGEEHASLGTPYMNLGVSQRVQGRYTDAVRSLEHAIAIKRASYGEQHIQVAPSLLHLAQTYILANESTLAYECALEAHEIFCREEGESSSQSVVAASVLGYSLALTGEFDKAEELLLMVDTAMNAVENPSARVLRAMARNREWIVDMYERWNNADPIGNHLQDIEKWRVSSP; encoded by the coding sequence ATGAACGAGACGGAGCGTTTCAGGCGTGTGGCTGAACTCTTTGAGACTGCGCGATCGATGCGCGGACATGAGCGTACGTCGTTCCTTGAGGACAAGTGCAACGGCGACGATGGTCTCATTGCTGAAGTACACAGGCTGCTCGGGCATCACGAGTCCAGGCACGGGCTGCTCGAAGAGCCGATCACCCCCGCAGCGGTCGAGCTTCTCTCGAAGCCGCGCGAGGATGGCGCGATTCCCGAAACAATCGGTCAGTATGATGTGCATCGCCTCATCGGCGCAGGCGGGATGGGCGCGGTGTATCTCGCCGAGCAGCGCAATCCGAAGCGCATGGTGGCGCTCAAGGTTATCCGTCCAGGCGTCATATCGTCCGATGCGCTGCGCAGGTTTGAGCTGGAAGCATCGATGCTCGGGCGCTTGCAGCACGCCGGCATCGCGCAGATCTATGAAGCGGGCACATACAACGATGGCGTCGGCGATCGGCCGTACTTCGCGATGGAATATGTTGATGGCGTGCCGTTGCTGAAATACACGGAACTGCACGGTCTCGACACGCGCGCACGACTTGAGCTGGTCGCGAAAATGTGCGATGCGGTGCAGCACGCGCATCAGCACGGCGTGATCCATCGCGATCTCAAGCCAGGGAACATTCTTGTTGATGGATCTGGTCAACCGAAGGTGCTCGACTTCGGTGTGGCTCGATCGGTCGATGAGGATTCTCACACGCTCGCGACCCAGGCCGGCGCGCTCCTCGGCACGATCGGGTACATGTCGCCCGAGCAGATCGACGGGAAGCATGATGACGTGGACACGCGCACCGACATCCACGCGCTTGGCGTGATCATGTACGAGCTGCTCTCAGGGCGCATGCCGTACGACCTGTCCGACACAACAATGACGGGCGCGTTGCAGCGGGTGCGCGAGAACGTGCCGACGATGCTCGGCAAAGTGAATCCAGCGCTGCGCGGCGACATCGAGACAATCTGCGCAAAGGCGATCGAGAAGGACAAATCGCGCCGGTACCAGTCTGCGTCCGACCTGCGCGACGACATCCACCGGTTCCTGCAGAACGAGCCGATTACCGCGCGCCCCGCGAGCACGATGTATCAGCTCCAGAAGCTTGCGCAGCGGAACAAAGCACTGTTTGTTGCTGCTGGTGTTGCGCTCTTTGCGCTCGTGGGTACTCTGGTTGCGGTTTCGATTGCAGCCTATGAGATTTCGCGCCAGCGCGACGAGGCTGTTGCAGCCATGAATGATGCGAATGGCGCGACAAGATTCCTGAGCGATGTGCTAATGTCGCTTGATCCGCGTCAGCGTGGAAAACCGGAAGTGGCTTTGACAGATTTTCTCGATGATGTCACCGAACGTCTTGATGCCGGGCAACTTGAGGACCAGCCAAGAGTTGAGGCGGTTGTGCGAGAGACAGTTGGAACAGCCTACCGTGAACTAGGCCTGTTGGATGTCTCGCAGACGCATCTTGAGCGATCACTGGAACTGTACGAAACAGTTGCAAAGGGCACACCAGCGCAGCGTGCAACTGTGCTTTGCAGTCTTGGCGGGATGTGGGCAAGAAAAGGAAATCTTGAGCGAGCAGAGAAACTACTGGCTGAATCCATCTCACTCTTTGAGACGGTGCATGGGGAAGACCGGTATGGAGCGGCTGGTGCGATGCACTCGCTTGCGAGTATTCGTCTGGAACAGCGAGAACTTGATGAGGCTGAATCGCTCCTTCATCAAGCTATTGAGTTGCGTCGAGACGAGCCACAGCTGCATCCTGAGTTCCTTGCACGCACGTTGACGTCGCTGGCTGCTGTTATGCGTCGATCAGGTCGTTCAGAGGAGGCAAAGGGCGCGTATGAGGAAGCGCTTGCAATCCAGCGTTCGTTGCATCGCGAGCCGAGGCTCGATATCGCTCAGACAATGAATAATCTTGCGATATTGTACATGTACGAAGAAGATGTTGATGCTGCTCAACCGCTGCTCGAAGAGGTACTCGCAATCCGACAGGCTTTTCTTCCCGAGAATCATCCGGATATTGCACGTGTGTACAACAGCCTTGGCGGTATCTACTCGATTCGTGGCAACGCCGAAAAAGCGGAAGAGATGTATCTGAAGGCAGTTGCGATGTACGTCGCTGCATATGGAGAGGAGCACGCATCACTTGGTACGCCATACATGAATCTTGGAGTTTCACAGCGAGTGCAGGGCAGGTACACCGATGCGGTGCGATCACTAGAGCATGCGATTGCAATCAAGCGGGCGAGTTACGGTGAGCAACATATCCAGGTTGCGCCGTCCTTGCTGCACCTGGCACAAACGTATATTTTGGCAAACGAATCTACCCTCGCGTACGAGTGCGCATTGGAAGCACATGAGATATTCTGTCGCGAGGAGGGTGAATCATCATCGCAATCCGTTGTTGCAGCTTCCGTGCTTGGGTATAGTCTGGCTTTGACAGGGGAGTTTGACAAAGCCGAAGAACTTCTTCTGATGGTTGACACAGCGATGAACGCAGTTGAAAACCCATCTGCGAGAGTCTTGCGTGCGATGGCGCGTAACCGCGAGTGGATTGTCGACATGTATGAACGTTGGAACAACGCAGATCCGATCGGCAATCACCTGCAGGATATTGAGAAGTGGAGGGTTTCCTCTCCATGA
- a CDS encoding type VI secretion protein ImpB, producing the protein MQSPLPQLRWLFVDMDSFFASIEQHLRPEFRDQPVGVVPVKSEGTCVIAASRQAKAFGVKTGTRVLDARKLCPEITFLKARPDVYVQIHHAVARSIERCVPIHKAYSIDEWAIELRGSECTPSTALEVGRNIKQSILKDFSPAITCSVGIAPTRLLAKIASDVDKPNGICALQLHDLPHRLSHLKPKDLCGIGRGMADRLERSGVHTIEELWNLSKRESVHIWNSVTGADWWTGFHGIDEPEMPTRKSSMTHANVLDPKFRNEHGARAILTRLVCRLGSRLRRDGYVAATLAIKVSFLDGSRCKDAISLGSVQDTPGLLEALYRMWERIDFNRARPIQVCATVHDLTRTTEIANILFEDAHNAVKLSSTIDSINNRWGLSSIYYCSMHGYCHQMDDKIAFGRIPDSAKPTPWAGSMQQSG; encoded by the coding sequence ATGCAAAGCCCTCTTCCGCAACTTCGCTGGCTGTTCGTGGACATGGATTCATTCTTTGCCTCCATTGAGCAGCATCTCAGGCCGGAGTTCCGCGATCAGCCCGTGGGTGTTGTTCCGGTGAAGAGTGAAGGCACCTGCGTCATCGCAGCCAGCAGACAGGCAAAGGCCTTTGGCGTGAAGACCGGAACACGTGTGCTTGATGCACGCAAACTCTGCCCGGAGATCACTTTTCTCAAAGCACGCCCGGACGTGTACGTGCAGATACACCACGCGGTCGCCAGATCCATCGAGCGATGCGTGCCAATCCACAAGGCGTATTCCATTGACGAATGGGCAATCGAACTCCGAGGCAGCGAGTGCACACCAAGCACCGCACTCGAAGTTGGACGCAACATCAAGCAATCGATTCTCAAAGATTTCAGTCCAGCCATCACATGCTCGGTCGGGATCGCACCAACGCGCCTCCTCGCAAAGATAGCCAGCGATGTTGACAAGCCCAACGGGATCTGCGCACTCCAGTTGCACGATCTCCCCCACCGACTCTCACACCTGAAACCAAAGGACCTGTGCGGCATCGGTCGAGGCATGGCAGACAGGCTTGAACGCAGCGGTGTACACACCATTGAGGAACTGTGGAATCTCAGCAAGCGCGAATCCGTCCACATCTGGAACTCTGTCACGGGTGCGGACTGGTGGACTGGGTTTCACGGCATTGATGAACCCGAGATGCCTACACGCAAGAGTTCCATGACGCACGCGAATGTGCTCGACCCCAAGTTTCGCAACGAACATGGCGCACGGGCAATCCTGACTCGGCTCGTGTGCAGGCTGGGGAGCAGACTCAGACGCGACGGATACGTTGCAGCAACACTCGCTATCAAGGTCTCGTTTCTTGATGGTTCACGATGCAAGGATGCGATCTCACTCGGCTCGGTGCAGGACACACCCGGCTTGCTTGAAGCGCTCTACAGAATGTGGGAGAGAATCGATTTCAATCGGGCGCGCCCCATTCAGGTCTGTGCAACAGTCCATGATCTGACACGCACAACAGAGATCGCAAATATTCTTTTCGAGGATGCGCACAACGCTGTAAAACTCTCCAGCACGATCGACAGCATCAACAACCGATGGGGTTTGTCGTCGATCTACTACTGCTCCATGCACGGGTACTGCCATCAGATGGACGACAAAATCGCGTTCGGGCGCATCCCGGACTCGGCAAAGCCGACGCCGTGGGCCGGAAGCATGCAGCAATCAGGATAA